Proteins from a single region of Rhipicephalus sanguineus isolate Rsan-2018 chromosome 5, BIME_Rsan_1.4, whole genome shotgun sequence:
- the LOC119394095 gene encoding uncharacterized protein LOC119394095, whose product MRSTTAESTIRCLTELFARFGFPETIVSDNGPQFVSQEFKHFVQAMGARHVLTAPYHPSSNGLAERFIQTLKNALRKDGTGETLQCVQPHRGAPSPGVATRINCCTDLQRTLTLRMEQLAKLRPASSWFFLRLATHQFLRLHNRPGRLRLRHRQHQHPPMQDATPCEIVAHQIDSKLDSE is encoded by the exons ATGCGCTCGACAACTGCAGAAAGCACGATTCGTTGTTTGACCGAGCTCTTCGCACGTTTTGGTTTCCCAGAAACAATTGTTTCCGATAATGGACCTCAATTTGTTTCGCAGGAGTTCAAGCACTTCGTGCAGGCAATGGGGGCACGGCACGTCCTCACGGCTCCCTACCACCCCAGCTCCAATGGGCTGGCAGAGCGTTTCATTCAGACCTTAAAGAACGCCCTCCGCAAAGACGGCACAGGAGAGACACTGCAG TGCGTGCAACCACACAGAGGGGCACCTTCACCTGGCGTCGCCACCAGGATCAACTGCTGCACAGACCTGCAGAGGACGTTAACCCTACGCATGGAACAGCTGGCGAAGCTACGACCAGCGAGTTCCTGGTTTTTCCTGAGACTGGCGACGCACCAGTTCCTCCGACTCCACAACCGTCCAGGGCGACTCCGGTTACGCCACAGGCAACACCAGCACCCGCCGATGCAAGACGCTACCCCATGCGAAATCGTCGCCCACCAGATAGATTCCAAGCTGGACTCTGAATGA